A window from Littorina saxatilis isolate snail1 linkage group LG9, US_GU_Lsax_2.0, whole genome shotgun sequence encodes these proteins:
- the LOC138976422 gene encoding uncharacterized protein, with protein MATAASTSSADSDTECSVCHELFKNPKLLPCAHVLCRHCLLSWLASNPEALCPLCRGAIADPKEKSKTKGWEEVVDALPDDVAMTALVESTRVLSQDHVCGGCKTAAVSICLNCNDMMCKSCSDLHTNFSATRHHKVEDLSSMTAEELAASQPDHCSVHTCKPCELFCPTHGAAICHLCASAKHRACPDLTELAEAADKSREELSQMVTSLLTEEQQLEEAVAELERHLEATEKVVQEAVAEIDRTCDKLENSVKECRRRLKKMTLDAKAKVKDTVLAVKVTLLDHRGRLTSHRRVADRTTRGTNNRGMCDVTRALRDRVKDILVTCGQRRADLKSVSMVTLTIDAAVVARIEKELSALGQVKVKPVSIGTRQQQDWRFHTNHGKNIVLSNDGLTAERVKDYYNGIVVADQPMVPDVLYEVQLDNVDKQFIVHLPCGVVLTDPDHLRLPGTAYYGWGSEAVVISHAVFNRGHKENNNLNKATHGLPEGTRVGVMVTTKAELHLWVNGSDRGVIATTVPTPCFAFFDLRDTYNKASVLPPRHVD; from the exons ATGGCTACGGCAGCTAGTACAAGCTCAGCGGACAGTGACACAGAATGCTCCGTGTGTCACGAGCTGTTCAAGAACCCCAAACTGCTGCCCTGTGCTCACGTCCTGTGTCGCCACTGTCTTCTCTCCTGGCTCGCCTCCAATCCCGAGGCCCTCTGTCCGCTCTGCAGGGGCGCCATCGCGGACCCCAAAGAgaaaagcaagacgaagggGTGGGAGGAGGTGGTGGACGCCTTACCGGATGACGTCGCCATGACAGCTCTGGTGGAGAGTACACGTGTACTGAGCCAGGATCACGTGTGTGGAGGATGCAAGACAGCGGCAGTGTCCATCTGTCTCAACTGTAACGATATGATGTGCAAGTCCTGCAGTGACCTACACACAAACTTCTCTGCGACACGTCATCATAAGGTGGAAGACCTGTCCAGCATGACAGCGGAAGAGCTAGCCGCCAGTCAGCCTGACCACTGCAGCGTGCACACCTGCAAACCCTGCGAGCTCTTCTGTCCCACTCACGGGGCCGCCATTTGCCACCTGTGTGCCAGCGCCAAGCACCGCGCATGCCCAGACCTGACGGAACTGGCGGAAGCAGCAGACAAGTCACGTGAGGAGCTGAGTCAGATGGTGACGTCACTGCTGACGGAAGAGCAGCAGCTGGAAGAAGCTGTGGCAGAGTTGGAGCGCCACCTGGAGGCCACGGAGAAAGTGGTGCAGGAAGCTGTTGCTGAGATCGACAGGACCTGCGACAAGTTGGAGAACTCCGTCAAGGAATGCAGGCGTCGTCTGAAGAAGATGACGCTCGATGCCAAGGCCAAGGTTAAGGACACAGTCTTAGCCGTCAAAGTCACCTTGTTGGATCATCGAGGCAGGCTGACGTCACACCGACGTGTTGCTGATCGCACCACCAGAGGGACGAACAATAGAGGGATGTGTGACGTCACTCGTGCTCTGAGGGACCGCGTGAAGGACATACTGGTCACTTGTGGTCAACGCCGAGCGGACTTGAAGTCGGTTTCCATGGTTACGCTGACCATTGACGCTGCTGTAGTGGCCCGCATTGAGAAGGAACTGTCAGCACTGGGTCAGGTGAAAGTCAAGCCTGTCAGCATCGGTACACGTCAG CAACAGGATTGGCGTTTTCACACAAACCACGGGAAGAACATTGTGCTGAGCAACGACGGTCTGACAGCAGAGAGAGTGAAGGATTATTACAATGGTATTGTTGTTGCTGACCAGCCCATGGTGCCCGACGTGTTgtatgag GTACAACTAGACAATGTGGACAAGCAATTCATTGTCCACCTGCCGTGTGGAGTGGTGCTGACTGATCCCGATCACCTCCGTCTGCCTGGCACAGCTTACTATGGATGGGGCAGTGAGGCTGTTGTCATCAGTCATGCTGTGTTCAACCGTGGTCACAAG GAGAACAACAACCTGAACAAAGCAACACACGGCCTGCCGGAGGGAACACGTGTGGGAGTGATGGTGACGACCAAGGCAGAGCTCCACCTGTGGGTCAACGGCAGTGATCGGGGAGTCATCGCCACCACTGTTCCCACGCCCTGCTTTGCTTTCTTTGACCTGCGTGACACGTATAACAAG